The Agromyces atrinae genome window below encodes:
- the mtrB gene encoding MtrAB system histidine kinase MtrB, whose protein sequence is MAAEPGRAPLSWRGWRLWPQSFTALWRESLQFRTVLITIGLSSFAILVIGAYLSFSVQANLFQSRLDQVLGASNRADIAAQRVLESSDAADRAAVQGVFSSARGLIETTSSSQYIALIRVPDQEASSIAPQDLVSPGLSSVLTPELRAQVQADRDGQFWQSVSLANDSGGADPGVVVGTQIEIPEAGRYELYLGYSFADADQTLRFVQLTGSIGAIALLIMLAVITLFVVRWVIDPIRQAALTSRRLAGGDLEVRMPEKGADELATLARSFNGMADSLQARIAELAELSVMQQRFVSDVSHELRTPLTTIRLAGDVLDAQRESFPPDTARTVELLHTQTERFELLLSDLLEISRYDAGSVTLALESTNLVQLAGDAIESMHTLAEQRGSDVRLVAPGGHFDSELDPRRIRRIVRNLLGNAIEHGEGRPIVVTVDSDEAAVALAVRDYGFGMTPEDAERVFDRFWRADPSRKRTIGGTGLGLAISLEDAVAHGGRLEVWSAPSLGSCFRLTLPRHAGDEIPSSPIPLPPEDAAGTATAVLDLIDSTGSVTTLDDEPSTRKGARDA, encoded by the coding sequence GTGGCCGCCGAGCCGGGCCGGGCGCCGCTGTCCTGGCGAGGGTGGCGGCTGTGGCCCCAGTCGTTCACCGCCCTGTGGCGGGAGTCGCTGCAGTTCCGCACGGTCCTCATCACGATCGGGCTGTCGAGCTTCGCGATCCTCGTGATCGGCGCGTACCTCTCGTTCTCGGTCCAGGCGAACCTCTTCCAGTCGCGCCTCGATCAGGTGCTCGGAGCCTCGAATCGCGCCGACATCGCCGCGCAGCGCGTGCTCGAGTCCTCCGACGCGGCCGACCGAGCCGCGGTCCAGGGCGTCTTCAGCTCTGCTCGGGGTCTCATCGAGACGACGTCGTCGAGCCAGTACATCGCCCTGATCCGCGTGCCCGACCAGGAGGCATCCAGCATCGCGCCTCAGGACCTCGTGAGTCCCGGCCTCTCGTCGGTGCTCACGCCCGAACTGCGTGCCCAGGTGCAGGCGGATCGCGACGGCCAGTTCTGGCAGTCCGTGAGCCTCGCGAACGACTCGGGCGGCGCCGACCCCGGTGTCGTCGTCGGCACGCAGATCGAGATCCCCGAGGCCGGACGCTACGAGCTCTACCTCGGTTACAGCTTCGCCGACGCCGACCAGACCCTGCGCTTCGTGCAGCTCACGGGGTCGATCGGTGCCATCGCCCTGCTCATCATGCTCGCCGTGATCACGCTCTTCGTCGTGCGCTGGGTCATCGACCCCATCCGCCAGGCGGCGCTCACGAGCCGTCGTCTCGCCGGAGGCGACCTCGAGGTGCGGATGCCCGAGAAGGGCGCCGACGAGCTCGCGACGCTCGCACGCTCGTTCAACGGCATGGCCGACAGCCTCCAGGCCCGCATCGCCGAGTTGGCCGAGCTCTCGGTCATGCAGCAACGATTCGTCTCGGATGTCTCGCACGAACTGCGCACTCCGCTCACGACGATCCGACTTGCCGGCGACGTGCTCGATGCGCAGCGCGAGAGTTTCCCGCCCGACACCGCCCGCACGGTCGAGCTGCTGCACACGCAGACCGAACGCTTCGAACTCCTCCTGTCCGACCTCCTCGAGATCAGCCGCTACGACGCGGGGTCGGTCACCCTCGCCCTCGAGTCGACGAACCTCGTGCAGCTCGCGGGCGACGCGATCGAGAGCATGCACACGCTCGCCGAGCAGCGCGGCAGCGATGTACGCCTCGTCGCTCCGGGCGGTCACTTCGACTCCGAACTCGACCCGCGGCGCATCCGGCGCATCGTGCGGAACCTCCTCGGCAACGCCATCGAGCACGGTGAGGGGCGCCCGATCGTCGTGACGGTCGACAGCGACGAGGCGGCCGTCGCCCTCGCGGTCCGCGACTACGGCTTCGGGATGACGCCGGAGGACGCCGAGCGCGTCTTCGACCGATTCTGGCGCGCCGACCCGAGTCGCAAGCGCACGATCGGCGGCACCGGACTCGGCCTCGCGATCTCGCTCGAGGACGCCGTCGCCCACGGCGGACGACTCGAGGTCTGGTCGGCGCCGTCCCTCGGCTCGTGCTTCCGGCTGACGCTGCCGCGTCACGCGGGCGACGAGATCCCGTCATCGCCGATCCCGCTCCCACCGGAGGATGCCGCGGGCACGGCGACAGCCGTGCTCGACCTCATCGATTCGACGGGCTCCGTCACGACGCTCGACGACGAACCGTCGACGAGGAAGGGGGCACGCGATGCGTGA
- the mtrA gene encoding MtrAB system response regulator MtrA, which produces MNTRVLVVDDDTALAEMIGIVLRSEGFDPVFCADGALAVDAFRDAKPELVLLDLMLPGMDGIEVCARIRQESGTPIIMLTAKSDTADVVRGLESGADDYMVKPFNPKELVARIRTRLRPTPASVSETLRVGDLDIDAAGHEVRRGEERINLTPLEFDLLLTLATKPQQVFTREMLLEQVWGYHYKADTRLVNVHVQRLRAKVEHDPDNPRIVMTVRGVGYRAGAAL; this is translated from the coding sequence ATGAACACACGCGTACTCGTGGTCGACGACGACACCGCCCTCGCGGAGATGATCGGTATCGTCCTGCGCAGTGAGGGTTTCGACCCTGTCTTCTGCGCCGATGGTGCCCTCGCGGTCGATGCGTTCCGCGACGCCAAACCGGAGCTCGTCCTGCTCGACCTCATGCTCCCGGGCATGGACGGCATCGAGGTGTGCGCGCGCATCCGGCAGGAGTCGGGCACGCCAATCATCATGCTCACGGCCAAGAGCGACACGGCGGATGTCGTGCGCGGTCTCGAGTCGGGCGCCGACGACTACATGGTCAAGCCGTTCAACCCGAAGGAACTCGTCGCTCGCATCCGCACGCGACTGCGGCCGACCCCGGCATCGGTCTCCGAGACCCTGCGCGTCGGCGATCTCGACATCGACGCCGCGGGGCACGAGGTCCGGCGGGGCGAGGAGCGCATCAACCTGACGCCCCTCGAGTTCGACCTGCTGCTCACCCTCGCGACGAAGCCGCAGCAGGTCTTCACGCGCGAGATGCTCCTCGAACAGGTGTGGGGCTACCACTACAAGGCCGACACGCGACTCGTGAACGTCCACGTCCAGCGCCTCCGCGCGAAGGTCGAGCACGATCCCGACAACCCGCGCATCGTCATGACCGTGCGCGGTGTCGGCTACCGGGCCGGCGCGGCGCTCTAG